The Caballeronia sp. Lep1P3 genome window below encodes:
- a CDS encoding trimeric intracellular cation channel family protein encodes MHPRLTLAISIMEALAIFAYALSGLIEARKRRLDAVGAFLVALATAFGGGTVRDVLLSRRPFYWVEHQDYVVAIFAMAIFAPYFLRLTTRLFDQRALLVTDAIGLGLFSVSGTSIALDAQMPAFTATMMGVTTGVFGGIMRDVLCNEIPLILRDSRPYAVCAFAGCWIYLGLAELNVDTIYSVLLSTAFILVARLLTFKLDIRLPH; translated from the coding sequence GTGCATCCGAGACTGACCCTCGCCATCTCCATCATGGAGGCGCTCGCGATCTTCGCCTACGCGCTCTCCGGCCTCATCGAAGCAAGAAAGCGCCGGCTCGACGCGGTCGGCGCGTTTCTCGTCGCGCTCGCCACCGCGTTCGGCGGCGGCACCGTGCGCGACGTGCTGCTCTCGCGCCGCCCGTTCTACTGGGTCGAGCATCAGGACTACGTGGTCGCCATTTTCGCGATGGCGATTTTCGCGCCCTATTTCCTGCGCCTCACGACGCGCCTTTTCGACCAGCGCGCCCTGCTCGTGACCGATGCCATCGGCTTAGGTCTTTTCAGCGTCTCGGGCACGTCCATCGCGCTCGATGCGCAGATGCCCGCGTTCACCGCGACGATGATGGGCGTCACGACCGGCGTGTTCGGCGGCATCATGCGCGACGTGCTGTGCAACGAGATTCCGCTGATTCTGCGCGATTCACGGCCCTACGCGGTTTGCGCGTTCGCGGGCTGCTGGATCTATCTTGGCCTCGCGGAGCTGAACGTCGACACGATCTACAGCGTGCTGCTGTCGACGGCGTTCATCCTCGTCGCGCGCCTGCTCACGTTCAAGCTGGACATCCGGCTGCCGCATTAG
- the speB gene encoding agmatinase, with amino-acid sequence MNESSLFAPAEHFDSHFRDARAERPQPLSGNQMPRCGGIATMMRLPHVASAAGLDACFVGVPFDLGTSNRTGARFGPRQVRSESVLLRPYNMATRAAPFDSLRVADIGDVAINPYNLLDSIDRIERAYREILEHGCKPITLGGDHTIALPILRAIAAKHGKVGLIHVDAHADVNDTMFGEKIAHGTPFRRAVEEGLLDCERVVQIGLRGTGYEAGDFDWCREQGFRVVQTEECWHRSLAPLMDEVRAQMGDGPVYITFDIDGIDPAFAPGTGTPEIAGLTVPQALEIVRGAWGLNIVGADLVEVAPPYDPFGTTALLGANLAFELLCVLPGVQRRV; translated from the coding sequence ATGAATGAATCCTCGCTTTTCGCGCCTGCCGAACACTTCGATTCCCACTTCCGCGACGCTCGCGCCGAACGTCCGCAACCGCTGTCGGGCAATCAGATGCCGCGTTGCGGCGGTATCGCGACGATGATGCGCCTGCCGCATGTCGCCTCGGCGGCGGGACTGGACGCGTGTTTCGTCGGCGTGCCGTTCGACCTCGGCACGTCCAACCGCACCGGCGCGCGCTTCGGCCCGCGTCAGGTGCGCAGCGAATCGGTCCTGCTGCGCCCCTACAACATGGCGACGCGCGCCGCGCCCTTCGATTCGCTGCGCGTGGCGGACATCGGCGATGTGGCAATCAATCCGTACAACCTGCTCGACTCGATCGACCGCATCGAGCGGGCGTATCGCGAGATTCTGGAACACGGCTGCAAGCCGATCACGCTCGGCGGCGACCACACGATCGCGCTGCCGATCCTGCGCGCGATTGCCGCGAAGCATGGGAAAGTGGGCCTCATTCACGTCGATGCCCACGCCGATGTGAATGACACGATGTTCGGCGAGAAAATCGCGCACGGCACGCCGTTTCGTCGCGCGGTGGAGGAGGGCTTGCTGGACTGCGAGCGCGTCGTGCAGATCGGGTTGCGCGGCACCGGCTACGAAGCCGGCGATTTCGACTGGTGCCGCGAGCAGGGTTTTCGCGTCGTGCAGACGGAAGAGTGCTGGCACCGCTCGCTCGCGCCGCTGATGGACGAAGTGCGCGCGCAGATGGGCGACGGGCCTGTGTACATCACGTTCGATATCGACGGCATCGACCCGGCCTTCGCGCCCGGCACCGGGACGCCGGAGATCGCGGGCCTGACCGTGCCGCAGGCGCTGGAGATCGTGCGGGGCGCGTGGGGGCTGAATATCGTCGGCGCGGATCTGGTGGAAGTCGCGCCGCCTTACGATCCGTTCGGCACGACGGCGCTCCTCGGCGCGAATCTCGCGTTCGAACTGCTGTGCGTGCTGCCGGGCGTGCAGCGGCGCGTCTGA
- the trxB gene encoding thioredoxin-disulfide reductase: MSSPQPAPKHAKVLILGSGPAGYSAAVYAARANLSPLLVTGLAQGGQLMTTTDVENWPGDPSGVQGPELMQRMEEHARRFNTEIVFDHIHTAKLNERPFRLIGDSGEYTCDSLIIATGASAQYLGNPSEEAFMGKGVSACATCDGFFYRNGEVAVIGGGNTAVEEALYLAGIAKKVTVIHRRDKFRAEPILIDRLLAKEKEGVVDIKWNHVLDEVTGDESGVTGLRVKHTQSGETTDIALQGVFVAIGHKPNTDLFVGQVEMKNGYIITKGGTSGNATATSIPGVFAAGDVQDHIYRQAITSAGTGCMAALDAQRYLEAIDETPTPHSMSHEKDR; the protein is encoded by the coding sequence ATGTCATCACCGCAACCCGCGCCCAAACACGCCAAAGTGCTGATCCTCGGTTCCGGCCCCGCCGGCTATTCCGCCGCCGTCTATGCGGCGCGCGCGAACTTGTCGCCGCTGCTCGTCACGGGTCTCGCGCAAGGCGGCCAGCTGATGACCACCACGGACGTCGAGAACTGGCCCGGCGACCCGTCCGGCGTGCAGGGGCCGGAGCTGATGCAGCGCATGGAGGAACACGCGCGCCGCTTCAACACCGAGATCGTGTTCGATCACATCCACACGGCGAAGCTCAACGAGCGGCCGTTCCGTCTCATCGGCGATTCGGGCGAGTACACATGCGACTCGCTCATCATCGCGACGGGCGCATCGGCGCAATATCTCGGCAACCCGTCCGAGGAAGCGTTTATGGGCAAGGGCGTGTCCGCCTGCGCGACGTGCGACGGCTTTTTTTATCGCAACGGCGAAGTCGCCGTGATCGGCGGCGGCAATACGGCCGTCGAGGAAGCGCTGTATCTCGCCGGCATCGCGAAGAAAGTGACGGTCATTCACCGCCGCGACAAGTTCCGCGCGGAGCCGATTCTGATCGACCGGCTGCTCGCGAAGGAAAAGGAAGGCGTCGTCGACATCAAGTGGAACCACGTTCTCGACGAAGTCACGGGCGACGAATCGGGCGTCACCGGACTGCGCGTGAAGCACACGCAAAGCGGCGAAACCACGGATATTGCGCTGCAGGGCGTCTTCGTCGCGATCGGTCACAAGCCGAATACCGATCTCTTCGTCGGCCAGGTGGAGATGAAGAACGGCTACATCATCACGAAGGGCGGCACGAGCGGCAACGCGACCGCGACGAGCATCCCCGGCGTGTTCGCGGCCGGCGACGTGCAGGATCACATCTACCGCCAAGCGATCACGAGCGCGGGCACCGGCTGCATGGCCGCGCTCGACGCGCAGCGCTATCTCGAAGCCATCGACGAAACGCCCACGCCGCATTCGATGAGCCACGAGAAGGACCGGTAA
- a CDS encoding replication-associated recombination protein A produces the protein MFEENRGTVPLAERLRPRSIDDVIGQKHLLGPNKPLRVAFESGEAHSMILWGPPGVGKTTLARLMAAAFRAELISLSAVLSGVKDIREAVETAQIHRANGRQTLVFVDEVHRFNKSQQDAFLPHVESGLFVFVGATTENPSFEVNSALLSRAAVYVLKSLDADELKELLERATAELGGLTFSDEARDALIGSADGDGRKLLNNLEIVARAAAQQKKTEVDGALLGSALAENLRRFDKGGDAFYDQISALHKSVRGSNPDAALYWFCRMIDGGADARYLARRIVRMAWEDIGLADPRGARIALDAAETYERLGSPEGELALAQALLYLAVAPKSNAGYNAYNEARRFVGKDQSRGVPVHLRNAPTKLMKELGYGHEYRYAHDEPDAYAAGETYLPDGMRDPHWYEPTPRGLEGKIGEKLARLAERDDAWRREHRDEKKR, from the coding sequence ATGTTCGAAGAAAACCGTGGCACCGTTCCGCTTGCGGAGCGCCTGCGCCCCCGCAGTATCGACGACGTGATCGGCCAGAAACATCTGCTCGGGCCGAACAAGCCGCTGCGCGTCGCGTTCGAATCGGGCGAAGCGCATTCGATGATTCTGTGGGGCCCGCCCGGCGTCGGCAAGACCACGCTCGCGCGTCTCATGGCGGCCGCTTTTCGCGCCGAATTGATCTCGCTCTCGGCGGTGCTGTCCGGCGTGAAGGACATCCGCGAGGCGGTGGAAACGGCGCAGATCCATCGCGCGAACGGGCGGCAGACGCTCGTTTTCGTCGATGAAGTGCATCGCTTCAACAAGAGCCAGCAGGACGCGTTTCTGCCGCACGTCGAGTCGGGGCTCTTCGTGTTCGTCGGCGCGACGACCGAAAACCCGTCCTTCGAGGTGAACAGCGCGTTGCTCTCGCGCGCAGCCGTCTACGTGCTGAAGAGCCTCGACGCTGACGAACTGAAGGAACTGCTCGAACGCGCGACGGCGGAACTCGGCGGCCTCACGTTCTCCGACGAAGCGCGCGACGCGCTCATCGGGTCGGCCGACGGCGACGGGCGCAAGCTGCTGAACAATCTCGAGATCGTCGCGCGCGCGGCGGCGCAGCAGAAGAAAACGGAAGTGGACGGCGCGCTTCTCGGCAGCGCGCTCGCGGAGAATCTACGTCGCTTCGACAAGGGCGGCGACGCCTTCTACGATCAGATCAGCGCGCTGCACAAGTCGGTGCGCGGCAGCAACCCGGACGCGGCGCTGTACTGGTTTTGCCGCATGATCGACGGCGGCGCGGACGCGCGTTATCTCGCGCGGCGCATCGTGCGCATGGCATGGGAAGACATCGGGCTTGCCGATCCGCGTGGCGCGCGCATCGCGCTCGACGCCGCCGAAACCTACGAGCGCCTCGGCTCGCCGGAAGGCGAACTCGCGCTCGCGCAGGCGCTCCTCTATCTCGCGGTCGCGCCGAAATCGAACGCGGGCTACAACGCGTACAACGAGGCGCGGCGCTTCGTCGGCAAGGACCAGTCGCGCGGCGTGCCGGTTCATCTGCGCAATGCGCCGACCAAGCTGATGAAGGAACTCGGCTATGGTCACGAGTATCGCTACGCGCACGACGAGCCGGACGCTTATGCCGCCGGCGAGACCTATCTGCCGGACGGCATGCGCGATCCGCACTGGTACGAGCCGACGCCGCGCGGCCTCGAAGGCAAGATCGGCGAGAAGCTCGCGCGCCTCGCGGAACGGGACGATGCCTGGCGGCGCGAGCATCGCGACGAGAAGAAGCGTTGA
- the cytX gene encoding putative hydroxymethylpyrimidine transporter CytX: MEQENTSTYAPLAPVPVERRAFGTSDAFALWFSLGIGLLVAQAGALLVPGLSLPHALVAIVIGTAVGVVLLALAGVIGTDTGLAAMSSLRPTLGVRGASVPAVLNAVQLVGWGSFEIIVMRDSADALARQSFHLSMPLVWTLVFGALATLLAVSGPLSFVRRFLRSWGIWLLLGGAGWLTWNLLSKHDIAALMARPGTGDMAFGAGIDLVVAMPLSWLPLIADYTRFGRSAGGTFRGTLFGYGIANLWFYALGAVYGLAAGGGDALLTVALAQAGGGVALFLILIDEIDNAFADIHSAAVSTGTFWARASVPMLSAGYGALCTLVALVVAMGKYQNFLLLIGSVFAPLFGVVLADHFVVRKRRVDAAALGRIDGRYGYSGGWHVSAFVAWAVGIAAYHAINQWLPNLGATLPALALGAVCYLLLVSTRRAALAS, encoded by the coding sequence ATGGAGCAAGAGAACACGTCCACCTACGCGCCGCTCGCGCCCGTGCCTGTGGAGCGGCGCGCCTTCGGCACCAGCGACGCCTTCGCGCTGTGGTTCTCGCTCGGCATCGGGCTGCTCGTCGCGCAGGCGGGCGCGCTCCTGGTGCCGGGACTGTCGCTGCCGCACGCGCTCGTCGCAATCGTCATCGGCACGGCGGTCGGCGTCGTGCTGCTCGCGCTCGCGGGCGTGATCGGCACGGACACGGGGCTCGCGGCAATGTCCTCGCTGCGGCCCACGCTCGGCGTGCGCGGGGCATCGGTGCCGGCCGTGCTCAACGCAGTGCAGCTCGTCGGCTGGGGTTCGTTCGAGATCATCGTGATGCGCGATTCCGCCGACGCGCTCGCGAGGCAATCCTTCCATCTGTCGATGCCGCTCGTCTGGACGCTCGTCTTCGGCGCGCTCGCGACGCTGCTCGCGGTGAGCGGGCCGCTCTCGTTCGTGCGGCGCTTTCTGCGCAGCTGGGGCATCTGGCTGCTGCTCGGCGGCGCGGGCTGGCTCACGTGGAATCTGCTGTCGAAGCACGACATTGCCGCGTTGATGGCGCGCCCCGGCACCGGCGATATGGCGTTCGGCGCGGGCATCGATCTCGTCGTCGCGATGCCGCTGTCGTGGCTGCCGCTCATCGCCGATTACACGCGCTTCGGGCGCAGCGCGGGCGGCACGTTCCGCGGCACGCTCTTCGGCTACGGCATCGCGAATCTCTGGTTCTATGCGCTCGGCGCGGTGTACGGACTCGCGGCCGGCGGCGGCGACGCGCTTCTCACCGTCGCGCTCGCGCAGGCGGGCGGCGGCGTGGCGCTTTTCCTGATTCTGATCGACGAAATCGACAACGCATTCGCCGACATTCACTCCGCAGCCGTCTCCACCGGCACGTTCTGGGCGCGCGCGAGCGTCCCGATGCTGTCGGCGGGCTACGGCGCGCTCTGCACACTCGTTGCGCTCGTCGTCGCGATGGGCAAGTACCAGAACTTCCTGCTCCTGATCGGCTCGGTGTTCGCGCCGCTCTTCGGCGTGGTGCTCGCGGATCATTTCGTCGTGAGAAAGCGCCGCGTGGATGCCGCCGCGCTCGGCCGCATCGACGGGCGCTACGGCTACTCGGGCGGCTGGCACGTGAGCGCGTTCGTCGCGTGGGCGGTGGGCATCGCGGCGTATCACGCGATCAATCAATGGCTGCCGAATCTCGGCGCGACGCTGCCGGCGCTCGCGCTCGGCGCCGTGTGCTATCTGCTGCTGGTTTCGACGCGGCGGGCGGCGCTGGCTTCCTGA
- a CDS encoding Smr/MutS family protein, translating to MPKNLPHPNEPKPRRAQAPRAPAPAGPKPADPRDVADAVRREGLTGLASLKDALKADTEKRERERIEAAREKREADAGADEFRRAIGEIEPLRTPPRKTVTRTPPPPLPLQSRRDEEAVLQEALSDEYDPESLLDIDETLFYCRPGVSQEVVRKLRRGAWIVQAQLDLHGMRREEAREALAEFIRESVKRGLRCLRVIHGKGLGSIGKEPILKGKVRAWLTQKAEVIAFCQARPHDGGAGAVLVLLQPGGTPRHHNHPQDKTR from the coding sequence ATGCCGAAAAATCTTCCTCATCCGAACGAACCGAAACCTCGCCGCGCGCAGGCGCCGCGCGCGCCGGCGCCGGCTGGTCCGAAGCCGGCCGATCCGCGCGATGTCGCCGATGCCGTCAGGCGCGAAGGCTTGACGGGTCTCGCGTCGCTGAAAGACGCGCTGAAGGCGGACACCGAAAAGCGCGAGCGCGAACGCATCGAAGCGGCGCGCGAGAAGCGCGAGGCCGACGCGGGCGCGGACGAGTTCCGCCGCGCCATCGGCGAGATCGAGCCGCTTAGAACGCCGCCGCGCAAGACCGTCACCCGCACGCCGCCGCCGCCCCTTCCGCTGCAGAGCCGCCGCGACGAGGAAGCGGTGCTTCAGGAAGCGCTCTCCGACGAGTACGATCCGGAAAGCCTGCTGGACATCGACGAGACGCTCTTTTATTGCCGGCCCGGCGTGAGCCAGGAAGTCGTCAGAAAACTGCGGCGCGGCGCGTGGATCGTGCAGGCGCAACTGGACCTGCACGGCATGCGGCGCGAGGAAGCGCGCGAGGCGCTCGCGGAATTTATCCGCGAATCGGTGAAGCGCGGCCTGCGCTGCCTGCGCGTGATTCACGGCAAGGGGCTCGGTTCCATCGGCAAGGAGCCGATTCTCAAAGGCAAGGTGCGCGCGTGGCTCACGCAGAAAGCGGAAGTGATCGCGTTCTGTCAGGCGCGTCCGCACGATGGCGGCGCGGGCGCCGTGCTCGTGCTGCTGCAGCCGGGCGGCACGCCGCGTCACCACAATCATCCACAAGACAAGACCCGCTGA
- the lolA gene encoding outer membrane lipoprotein chaperone LolA has translation MKQHTGKKALGAALLSASMLFASHAFASGTEQLKQFVSQVHAARGDFTQQEVKAPGKANNGASTTMPATGATSSGTFMFARPGKFVWSYEKPYSQVLQADGDKLYVYDKDLNQVTVRSLGGALGASPAAILFGSNDLDKNFTLRDAGVKGGIDWLELTPKAKDTQFQTVGIGFKDGNLQAMELHDVFGNVTLLTFSNIQKNPPLKSDSFKFTVPKGADVING, from the coding sequence ATGAAGCAGCATACGGGGAAGAAGGCACTGGGCGCGGCGCTGTTGTCGGCGTCGATGCTCTTTGCGTCGCATGCATTCGCGAGCGGCACGGAGCAACTGAAGCAGTTCGTGTCGCAGGTGCATGCGGCCCGCGGCGACTTCACGCAGCAGGAAGTCAAGGCGCCGGGCAAGGCGAATAACGGCGCATCGACGACGATGCCCGCAACCGGCGCGACCTCGAGCGGCACGTTCATGTTCGCGCGTCCGGGCAAGTTCGTCTGGTCCTACGAGAAGCCGTATTCGCAAGTGCTGCAGGCGGACGGCGACAAGCTCTACGTCTACGACAAGGACTTGAATCAGGTCACCGTGCGCAGCCTGGGCGGGGCGCTCGGCGCGAGCCCGGCGGCGATTCTCTTCGGCAGCAACGATCTCGACAAGAACTTCACGCTGCGCGATGCCGGCGTGAAAGGCGGCATCGACTGGCTCGAACTCACGCCGAAGGCGAAGGACACGCAGTTTCAGACCGTCGGCATCGGCTTCAAGGACGGCAATCTGCAGGCGATGGAGTTGCACGACGTATTCGGCAACGTCACGCTGCTGACGTTCTCGAACATCCAGAAGAACCCGCCGCTCAAGAGCGATTCCTTCAAATTCACCGTGCCGAAGGGCGCGGATGTCATCAACGGGTGA
- a CDS encoding protein-L-isoaspartate O-methyltransferase: MNIEQARFNMIEQQIRPWEVLDQDVLNLLSIVKRENYVPAAYRNIAFADLEIPLPGGERMLAPKLEARILQELMVHKGETVLEIGAGSGYMAALLAHRGRSVTTVEISPELAELAKQNLAANGVTNAQVVVGDGARGWNQGAPFDVICVSGGLPVMPQEFLELLNIGGRIAAFVGVAPVMEAQIITRIDENQYRVSAVFETFVAPLKNALHPPAFKF; this comes from the coding sequence ATGAACATCGAGCAAGCGCGTTTCAACATGATCGAGCAACAGATTCGTCCGTGGGAAGTGCTGGACCAGGACGTTCTGAACCTGCTGTCGATCGTCAAGCGTGAGAACTACGTTCCCGCCGCCTACCGCAACATCGCTTTCGCGGACCTCGAAATTCCGCTGCCCGGCGGCGAGCGCATGCTCGCGCCGAAGCTCGAAGCGCGCATCCTGCAGGAACTCATGGTCCACAAGGGCGAAACGGTGCTGGAAATCGGCGCCGGCTCGGGCTACATGGCAGCGCTTCTCGCGCATCGCGGCCGCAGCGTGACGACGGTCGAAATCTCGCCCGAACTGGCCGAACTCGCGAAGCAAAACCTCGCGGCGAACGGCGTGACGAACGCGCAAGTCGTTGTCGGCGACGGCGCGCGCGGCTGGAATCAGGGCGCGCCGTTCGACGTCATCTGCGTGTCGGGCGGGCTGCCGGTGATGCCGCAGGAATTTCTGGAACTGCTCAACATCGGCGGGCGCATTGCCGCGTTCGTCGGCGTAGCGCCCGTCATGGAAGCGCAGATCATCACGCGCATCGACGAGAACCAGTATCGCGTGTCGGCGGTCTTCGAAACCTTCGTCGCGCCGCTGAAGAACGCGCTGCATCCGCCGGCTTTCAAGTTCTGA
- a CDS encoding LysR family transcriptional regulator — protein MFTHLSDLDLRLIRVFLAIVDAGGISSAQATLNVGQSTISTQLATLETRLGYRLCERGRGGFALTSRGEQFVDACRTLLAAVDTFDSTARNVGKKLVGTLTLGMIGNTPVSANARISEAIARFRQRDESVRLSVLVRSPGELEQMLLAGRIQMAIGYFWHRVPSLEYAEIFTEDQLAYCGRTHPLFARAGGISLDEAAEHAWAWRSYPLPEAGALTPRSIGAVADNMEAVAMLVLSGQHLGYLPEHFAAPYVNDGSLAALDPRTMRYRVAFHMVTRADRARGSRAAKNDIVDAFIEDMTAAHSV, from the coding sequence ATGTTCACTCACCTTTCCGACCTCGACCTGCGGCTCATCCGCGTATTCCTCGCGATCGTCGATGCAGGCGGCATTTCGTCGGCTCAGGCGACGCTCAACGTCGGGCAATCGACCATCAGCACACAGCTCGCGACGCTCGAAACGCGGCTCGGCTATCGCCTGTGCGAGCGTGGACGCGGCGGCTTTGCGCTCACTTCGCGCGGCGAGCAGTTCGTCGACGCGTGCCGCACGCTGCTCGCCGCCGTCGATACGTTCGATTCGACGGCGCGCAATGTCGGCAAGAAGCTCGTCGGCACGCTCACGCTCGGCATGATCGGCAACACGCCCGTCAGCGCGAACGCGCGCATCAGCGAGGCGATCGCGCGCTTTCGCCAACGCGACGAATCGGTGCGGCTCTCCGTGCTCGTGCGCTCGCCGGGCGAGCTCGAACAGATGCTGCTCGCCGGGCGCATTCAGATGGCGATCGGCTACTTCTGGCATCGCGTGCCGTCGCTCGAATACGCGGAAATCTTCACGGAAGACCAGCTTGCGTACTGCGGGCGCACGCATCCGCTTTTCGCGCGCGCGGGCGGCATCTCGCTCGACGAGGCCGCCGAGCACGCGTGGGCGTGGCGCAGCTATCCGCTGCCCGAAGCGGGCGCGCTCACGCCGCGCTCCATCGGCGCGGTGGCCGACAACATGGAAGCGGTCGCGATGCTCGTGCTCTCCGGGCAGCACCTCGGTTATCTGCCCGAGCATTTCGCCGCGCCGTATGTGAACGACGGCTCGCTCGCCGCGCTCGATCCCCGCACCATGCGCTACCGCGTGGCGTTTCACATGGTCACGCGCGCCGACCGCGCGCGCGGCTCGCGTGCCGCGAAGAACGATATCGTCGATGCCTTCATCGAGGATATGACTGCGGCACACAGCGTTTAA
- a CDS encoding DNA translocase FtsK, whose product MAKASYSASAQALPHRMSRLFTEIRWILQVALGLFLVMALLSYSRKDPSWTHAVSVDHISNWAGRVGAYTSDILLLVFGLSSYWLVVLLGRRIVANYRRISEPAAQAAAKDDDAPRDRTWLAEAFAFVLVLLASDGIEALRMWSLKVPLPRAPGGVVGDLIARHISHALGFTGATLFLLIALAIGLSLYFRFSWLSVCEKAGEAILNGITGAQLRREAGRDRKLGEEAASKREGKVVRSRVQNEDHEPVVIVPPVATPARSERAEKEKQVPLFADLPGDSTLPPLSLLDAPPKTQETIAADTLEYTSRLIEKKLKDFGVDVSVVAAYPGPVVTRYEIEPATGVKGSQIVGLAKDLARSLSLVSIRVVETIPGKNFMALELPNQRRQTVKLSEILGSEVYANGASPLTMGLGKDIGGNPVCADLAKMPHLLVAGTTGSGKSVGINAMILSLLYKASADQVRLILIDPKMLEMSVYEGIPHLLCPVVTDMRQAGHALNWAVAEMERRYKLMSKMGVRNLASFNTKIDEAKKRDEKIPNPFSLTPDDPEPLTRLPNIVVVIDELADLMMVVGKKVEELIARIAQKARAAGIHLILATQRPSVDVITGLIKANVPTRMAFQVSSKIDSRTILDQQGAESLLGMGDMLYLPPGSGLPVRVHGAFVSDEEVHRVVDKLKEHGEPNYIEGILEGGLAGEGDEGAAGAGGGATDGESDPLYDQAVEVVIKNKRASISLVQRHLRIGYNRAARLLEQMENSGLVSAMSSNGNREILAPARESE is encoded by the coding sequence ATGGCCAAAGCATCCTATTCCGCGAGCGCGCAAGCGCTGCCGCACCGCATGTCGCGCCTTTTCACCGAAATTCGCTGGATTCTCCAGGTCGCGCTCGGATTGTTTCTCGTCATGGCGCTCCTGTCGTACAGCCGGAAAGACCCGAGCTGGACGCACGCGGTGAGCGTCGATCACATTTCCAACTGGGCGGGCCGCGTCGGCGCTTATACGTCCGATATCCTGCTGCTCGTCTTCGGGCTGTCGTCGTACTGGCTCGTCGTGCTGCTCGGGCGGCGCATCGTCGCGAATTACCGGCGCATCAGCGAGCCGGCCGCGCAAGCCGCCGCGAAGGACGACGACGCGCCGCGCGACCGCACGTGGCTCGCCGAAGCCTTCGCCTTCGTGCTCGTGCTGCTCGCGAGCGACGGCATCGAGGCGCTGCGCATGTGGTCGCTCAAGGTGCCACTGCCGCGCGCGCCGGGCGGCGTGGTCGGCGATCTCATCGCGCGTCATATTTCGCATGCGCTCGGTTTCACCGGCGCCACGCTTTTCCTGCTGATCGCGCTTGCCATCGGTTTGTCGCTCTATTTCCGCTTTTCGTGGCTCTCCGTGTGCGAGAAAGCGGGCGAAGCCATTCTCAACGGCATCACCGGCGCGCAACTGCGCCGCGAAGCGGGGCGCGACCGCAAGCTCGGCGAGGAAGCGGCGTCCAAGCGCGAAGGCAAGGTCGTGCGCTCGCGTGTGCAGAACGAGGACCACGAACCGGTCGTGATCGTGCCGCCGGTCGCCACGCCCGCGCGCTCCGAGCGCGCCGAGAAGGAAAAGCAGGTGCCGCTTTTCGCGGACCTGCCGGGCGATTCCACCCTGCCGCCGCTCTCGCTTCTCGATGCGCCGCCGAAGACGCAGGAAACCATCGCCGCCGATACGCTCGAATACACGTCGCGTCTCATCGAGAAGAAGCTGAAGGATTTCGGCGTCGATGTGAGCGTGGTGGCCGCGTATCCGGGGCCGGTCGTGACGCGCTACGAGATCGAGCCGGCGACCGGCGTGAAGGGCAGCCAGATCGTCGGCCTCGCGAAGGATCTCGCGCGTTCGCTGTCGCTCGTGTCGATTCGCGTCGTCGAGACGATTCCCGGCAAGAATTTCATGGCGCTCGAATTGCCGAACCAGCGCCGCCAGACGGTCAAGCTCTCCGAAATTCTCGGCTCGGAGGTGTACGCGAACGGCGCGTCGCCGCTCACGATGGGCCTCGGCAAGGACATCGGCGGCAATCCGGTCTGCGCCGATCTCGCGAAGATGCCGCACTTGCTCGTCGCGGGCACGACCGGCTCGGGCAAGTCGGTCGGCATCAACGCGATGATTCTTTCGCTCCTTTACAAGGCGAGCGCGGATCAGGTGCGGCTCATTCTGATCGACCCGAAGATGCTCGAAATGAGCGTCTACGAAGGCATTCCTCATCTGCTGTGCCCGGTCGTCACCGACATGCGGCAGGCGGGCCACGCACTCAACTGGGCCGTCGCCGAAATGGAGCGCCGCTACAAGCTGATGAGCAAGATGGGCGTGCGCAATCTCGCGAGCTTCAACACGAAGATCGACGAAGCCAAGAAGCGCGACGAGAAGATTCCGAACCCGTTCAGCCTCACGCCCGACGATCCGGAGCCGCTCACGCGCCTGCCGAACATCGTCGTCGTGATCGACGAGCTCGCCGATCTCATGATGGTCGTCGGCAAGAAAGTGGAAGAGCTGATCGCGCGGATCGCGCAGAAGGCGCGCGCGGCGGGCATCCACCTGATTCTTGCGACGCAGCGGCCTTCGGTGGACGTCATCACCGGGCTAATCAAGGCGAACGTGCCGACGCGCATGGCGTTCCAGGTGTCGTCGAAGATCGATTCGCGCACGATTCTCGATCAGCAAGGCGCGGAGTCGCTTCTCGGCATGGGCGACATGCTCTATCTGCCGCCCGGCTCGGGCCTGCCGGTGCGCGTGCACGGCGCGTTCGTGTCGGACGAAGAAGTGCATCGCGTCGTCGACAAGCTGAAGGAGCACGGCGAGCCGAACTACATCGAAGGCATTCTCGAAGGCGGGCTCGCGGGCGAGGGCGACGAAGGCGCGGCGGGCGCGGGCGGCGGCGCGACCGATGGCGAGTCCGATCCGCTCTACGATCAGGCGGTCGAGGTCGTCATCAAGAACAAGCGCGCGTCGATTTCCCTCGTGCAGCGGCACTTGCGCATCGGCTACAACCGGGCGGCGCGGCTTCTGGAACAGATGGAAAACTCGGGGCTCGTCTCGGCGATGTCGTCGAACGGCAACCGCGAGATTCTCGCGCCGGCGCGCGAATCGGAATAA